The following coding sequences lie in one Victivallis lenta genomic window:
- a CDS encoding DNA-directed RNA polymerase subunit alpha, whose translation MTAAIGFPMPKSIIVDDASSTENYAKFIAAPFQRGYGHTLGNSLRRVLLSSLEGAAICSVRIDGAKHEFDALDNVLEDVTEIVLNLKCVRLNLHADGPKTLEIRKDKAGAVTAADIVCDSTVEVLNPEQLICTLDKSLPFRAEIEVIKGKGYLPAEKNTAPRAIGTIPVDCLFSPVTRVNYQVGAARVGEETEMDSLELEIWTDGRITPQAALEEAARILRDHLQPFMGNQVVEKDVVLTEEESKMFKLLSHDVEILDLSVRAMNCLNSANIKLIGELCTKSESRMLKYRNFGKKSLDEIKEKIEKLGLELGMTFSDRLMTALEAESVRVRSEAEESK comes from the coding sequence ATGACTGCTGCGATCGGTTTTCCGATGCCTAAGTCGATCATCGTCGATGATGCGAGCTCGACCGAGAATTACGCCAAGTTCATCGCGGCGCCGTTTCAGCGCGGATACGGTCATACGCTCGGAAATTCGCTGCGGCGGGTTCTGCTCTCTTCTCTGGAGGGAGCGGCGATCTGCTCGGTGCGCATTGACGGCGCGAAGCATGAATTCGACGCGCTGGACAACGTGCTCGAGGATGTCACGGAGATCGTGCTGAATCTGAAGTGCGTCCGGCTGAATCTTCACGCCGACGGGCCGAAGACGCTCGAGATCCGCAAGGACAAGGCCGGTGCGGTGACTGCCGCGGACATCGTCTGCGACAGCACGGTCGAGGTGCTCAATCCCGAGCAGCTGATCTGCACGCTGGACAAGTCCCTGCCCTTCCGCGCCGAGATCGAGGTGATCAAGGGCAAAGGTTACCTGCCCGCTGAAAAGAATACCGCTCCGCGGGCGATCGGAACGATTCCGGTCGACTGCCTGTTCAGCCCGGTCACCCGGGTCAACTATCAGGTCGGCGCGGCGCGCGTCGGCGAAGAGACCGAAATGGACAGCCTCGAACTCGAGATCTGGACCGACGGGCGGATCACTCCGCAGGCGGCCCTCGAAGAAGCGGCCCGGATTCTGCGCGACCATCTGCAGCCCTTCATGGGCAATCAGGTCGTCGAAAAGGATGTGGTCCTGACCGAGGAAGAGTCCAAGATGTTCAAGCTCCTGTCGCACGACGTCGAGATCCTGGATCTGTCGGTCCGGGCGATGAACTGCCTCAACAGTGCGAACATCAAGCTGATCGGCGAGCTTTGCACCAAGTCGGAGAGCCGGATGCTCAAATACCGGAACTTCGGCAAGAAATCGCTGGATGAAATCAAAGAAAAAATCGAAAAACTCGGGCTTGAGCTGGGGATGACCTTCAGCGATCGGCTGATGACCGCTCTCGAAGCGGAATCGGTTCGGGTCCGTTCCGAAGCTGAGGAGAGCAAGTAA
- the rplQ gene encoding 50S ribosomal protein L17: MRHRVHTFKVGRSSAHRRAMLANMVSSLFTNGQIQTTLVKAKEARRFAEKLITIGKKGDLHRRRIAVAKLRDKDAVKLLFDEIAPSYEGRNGGYTRILKLGVRRGDATEMCLLQLVEKAKVKEEKAGKKETAKKAPKSKKAEAKLEEVAAETVKAEEAKAEELKPEVKAEEAEAKAMEAPKAE; this comes from the coding sequence ATGCGTCATAGAGTTCATACGTTCAAGGTCGGCCGTTCGAGCGCTCATCGCCGTGCGATGCTGGCCAACATGGTCAGCAGCCTCTTCACCAACGGCCAGATTCAGACGACGCTGGTCAAGGCCAAAGAGGCGCGCCGCTTCGCCGAGAAGCTGATCACGATCGGCAAGAAGGGCGACCTGCACCGCCGCCGCATCGCGGTTGCGAAGCTGCGCGACAAGGATGCCGTCAAGCTCCTGTTCGATGAGATCGCCCCGTCCTACGAGGGCCGCAACGGCGGCTATACCCGGATTCTGAAGCTCGGCGTGCGTCGCGGCGATGCGACCGAAATGTGCCTCCTTCAGCTGGTCGAAAAGGCCAAAGTGAAGGAAGAGAAGGCCGGAAAGAAAGAAACCGCCAAGAAGGCGCCGAAGTCCAAGAAGGCCGAAGCCAAGCTCGAAGAAGTCGCGGCGGAAACCGTCAAGGCCGAAGAGGCCAAGGCGGAAGAGCTGAAGCCGGAAGTGAAGGCCGAAGAGGCCGAAGCCAAGGCGATGGAAGCTCCGAAAGCCGAATAA
- a CDS encoding HPr-rel-A system PqqD family peptide chaperone, whose translation MFLNPQIVFRREFDGSGLLFHPDTGEVFALNPTAAAICELIAAGERDEAELLNSLARSTRLPPEAPADLRTFLAQLRRRGFLTE comes from the coding sequence ATGTTTCTGAATCCGCAAATCGTGTTCCGCAGGGAGTTTGACGGCAGCGGGCTGCTGTTTCACCCCGATACCGGTGAAGTATTCGCTCTGAACCCCACGGCTGCCGCGATCTGCGAACTGATCGCGGCCGGGGAACGGGACGAGGCTGAACTTCTGAACTCACTCGCCCGCAGCACCCGGCTGCCGCCGGAGGCGCCGGCCGATCTGCGGACCTTCCTGGCGCAGCTGCGCCGGCGGGGATTCCTGACGGAGTGA